The DNA region ATGAATGCCTTATTCACTTTGAACTGTTCCAGCAGCATTTCGGTAAGCGGGCCGGTTGCGGCCTGCTTGGTCCGGTCCATATTCCCGCCGATAAAAATAATTTTCCCCTGAAAAATTTCCATCGCCAGATTGAGAATAGGCACCGAGTGCGTGATCACCGTGACATGCGCGCGGTCCTGAAGATAACGCATCACTTCGATCGTGGTCGTTCCGTTATCCAGCAGAATCGTCTCCCCGTCTTTAACGAGGGAAGCTGCCAGCTTGCCGATCGCGGCCTTTTCTTCCGTATGTGTTTGCGAGCGGCTTAGGAAGGACGGTTCGATCTGCCCGGAGCGCGATTTGACGGCACCGCCGTAAACTTTGCGGAGCCTGCCTTCTTTCTCCAAGCGGTCCAAATCCCTGCGGACCGTTTCGGCGGATACATCCAGCTGCATCGCGAGGGCATGAACCTTGACTTTGCCTTCAAGCTCCAATTGATGCAGGATTTTTTGCCGCCGGTCTTCAAAGGTTACGGACATTATGGATTCACCTCACATATTTATGACTGATATTGACCAGTGTTGTTGATTTCAACTAATTATTATGGCTATTGCCGCATTATGTCAACAAAAATCATTGACGAAATCCTCAAACTCCCTCTAAGATACACATAAAACAACAAAAAACAATAACGAAACCACAAACCGAAAATTAAGGGAGGCTGCAAGATGAAGTCCATACTCCGCTTTAAAGAAGATCAGACGTTTAAGATCGTACAGTTTACCGACATTCACTGGAGGAATGGCGATGCGCAAGACTTGGCGAGCCGGCAGTGCATGGAGACGGTGCTGGACCTGGAACAGCCCGATCTCGTTGTGTTTACTGGAGATATTATCTATACGGGGGAGACAGAGGATAGCTCCGCAAGCTGCCTGG from Paenibacillus ihbetae includes:
- a CDS encoding DeoR/GlpR family DNA-binding transcription regulator encodes the protein MSVTFEDRRQKILHQLELEGKVKVHALAMQLDVSAETVRRDLDRLEKEGRLRKVYGGAVKSRSGQIEPSFLSRSQTHTEEKAAIGKLAASLVKDGETILLDNGTTTIEVMRYLQDRAHVTVITHSVPILNLAMEIFQGKIIFIGGNMDRTKQAATGPLTEMLLEQFKVNKAFISVGGISLTDGITDYDLDEAYISQKMLERAEEGIVLADHSKLGVTTFSKLAGLEDISMIITDPGCPQEWVDNLAARGIEVLTGPI